The following coding sequences are from one Acidobacteriota bacterium window:
- a CDS encoding acetyl ornithine aminotransferase family protein, translated as MTPTTELQRPIIKTELPGPNARAIVEADAKYVTPSYPRPDYKLVAERAYGVWIEDPDGNIFLDCNAGVAVCSTGHCHPDIVKAISDQAAKLIHLCGTDYYYKHMPELGRKLDEIVPIDGPTKTHFANSGAEAVETALKLAMYHTKRQKFISFFGSFHGRTLGALSLTSSKKAQRLGFARQALDVVHVPYPNCYQCPFNLGKCDDGSCCMGTVSWIEDRLFNTTTPPEEVAGIVLEVVQGEGGYVPAPTEVVKAIRQICDKHGIMLIVDEVQSGMGRTGKMFALDHHEGVKADIVCMAKGIGSGMPIGVCTAKADIMDWHKGAHASTFGGNPVAIASALKTIELLEGGLVANSAEVGGHLKAGLEKLKEKYECIGDVRGMGLMLGVEFVTDKASRKPDPELRDRIEMACFNKGLVILGCGTSTIRWSPPLILTKENADVALEIFDEAIMASA; from the coding sequence ATGACACCGACAACTGAATTGCAGCGACCGATCATCAAGACCGAGCTTCCGGGCCCGAACGCACGTGCCATCGTCGAAGCCGACGCAAAATACGTTACCCCGAGCTATCCGCGGCCGGATTACAAACTCGTCGCCGAACGGGCTTACGGCGTTTGGATCGAAGACCCGGATGGCAATATCTTTCTAGACTGCAACGCCGGCGTCGCCGTCTGCTCGACCGGCCACTGCCATCCCGATATCGTCAAGGCGATCAGCGACCAGGCGGCGAAGCTCATCCACCTCTGCGGCACGGACTATTACTACAAACACATGCCCGAGCTTGGGCGTAAGCTCGATGAGATCGTGCCGATCGATGGCCCGACCAAAACGCACTTTGCCAACAGCGGCGCCGAGGCGGTCGAAACCGCGCTCAAGCTCGCGATGTATCACACCAAGCGGCAGAAGTTCATCTCGTTCTTCGGCTCGTTCCATGGCCGGACGCTCGGTGCTCTCTCGCTTACGTCGTCGAAAAAAGCACAGCGGCTTGGCTTTGCCCGCCAGGCTCTGGACGTCGTCCACGTGCCTTACCCGAATTGTTACCAGTGCCCGTTCAACCTCGGCAAATGCGACGACGGCTCGTGCTGTATGGGCACAGTAAGCTGGATCGAGGATCGCCTCTTTAATACGACCACGCCGCCGGAAGAGGTCGCCGGTATTGTGCTCGAGGTCGTACAGGGCGAGGGCGGTTATGTCCCCGCTCCGACCGAGGTCGTCAAGGCCATCCGCCAGATCTGCGATAAGCATGGAATTATGCTCATCGTCGATGAGGTCCAATCCGGAATGGGCCGCACCGGCAAGATGTTTGCCCTCGATCACCACGAAGGCGTCAAGGCCGACATCGTCTGTATGGCAAAAGGCATCGGTTCAGGAATGCCGATCGGCGTTTGTACCGCTAAGGCTGACATCATGGATTGGCACAAAGGTGCACACGCCTCGACCTTTGGCGGCAACCCGGTTGCTATCGCCTCGGCACTCAAGACGATTGAACTTCTCGAAGGCGGCCTGGTCGCAAATTCGGCCGAGGTCGGCGGCCATCTCAAAGCCGGGCTCGAAAAGCTGAAAGAAAAATACGAATGCATCGGCGATGTCCGCGGAATGGGATTGATGCTCGGCGTCGAGTTCGTGACCGACAAGGCCTCGCGCAAGCCTGACCCCGAGCTCCGCGACCGCATCGAGATGGCCTGCTTCAACAAAGGCTTGGTCATCCTCGGCTGCGGCACCAGCACCATCCGATGGTCGCCGCCGCTCATCCTGACCAAAG